A stretch of DNA from Phycisphaerae bacterium:
ACCATGAGCCGCGTGAACACCACTCTTTTTGGCAAGACCGGTCACGCCGGGTGCCGCGTCGTTGTGACGGGGCAGGTCGGCGTGGAGAAGAAGGCGTTTCTCGAACAGGTCGTCCAGATTGCCGAGCGCAAGGGGCATCGCCTGACGCTCTGCAACGTCGGCGACATGATGTACAAGGAGGCGCCGGACGTCGTGCGGGGGCGGATTCTCGATCTGCCGCGGACGCGTCTCAACACCCTCCGCCGGGCGGTATTCAAGGATATCCTCTCCACCGCGGAGAAGACCGAGAACGTCATCGTCAATACGCACGCCACGTTTCGCTGGAAGCACGGTCTCTTCGAGGCCTTCGACTTCGATCACATGTCGTCTTTCAACGCCGATCTTTATGTGACGCTGGTGGACAATCTCGACGCCGTTCACGAGCGGCTCCTCCGCGATCACGACATCATCCATACCCTCAAGGACATCATGGTCTGGCGCGAGGAGGAGATCCTCGCGACAGAGATTCTGGCGCACAGCATCGGCGGTCACGGCCGGTATTACGTCCTGGCCCGCGGTCACGGCGCGGGGACGGCCGAGTCGCTCGTGCGGCTCATGTTTGAGACGGAAACCAAGAAGATCTACCCCAGCTTCCCCATGTCGCACGTCATGGACATGCCCGAGACGCTGGCGGAGATTGACGGCTTCCGCGACAGCCTCGCCGAGCATTTCATCTGCTTCGATCCTGGCGACCTGGACGAAAAGCGGCTGTTGTTCGAAGCGGCCGAGGCCACGAAGCGCGGCGAACAGTCCATCACGCTGGACGTCAACGGCCGAAAAGTCCCGTTCAACGTGACGGACGTCTCGAGCGTCGCGCGGGACATCGACAGCCAGATTTACGCCCGCGATTTCAAGCTGATCGACCAGTCGGACATGATCGTGAGCTACATCCCCGAAACGCCGAGCGGCTTCCCCGGTCTGTCCTCCGGCGTCGAGCGCGAGCTTCAGCACGCCTGGGAAGGCACAAAGGAAGTCTACGTCATCTGGCGGCCGAAAAAGGATCCCTCGCCCTTCGTGACCGAGACGGCCACGCGGGTCTTCACGACCGTGGAACAACTCTTCAAGCACTTCCAGTCCAAGGGCTACCTGGGCGACTATCAGCTCAACCTGCTGCGCTCCGCCGCGCCGAAGGATCGCGGTCGGTTCGGGTAGCAAACGAGCCTGGTACCAATCCGCTATTGCGATGGGGCGGTCGTGGATTGGGATCGACGAAGTACGGCGTCTAATCTTTGCTGCGCTTCTT
This window harbors:
- a CDS encoding AAA family ATPase — translated: MSRVNTTLFGKTGHAGCRVVVTGQVGVEKKAFLEQVVQIAERKGHRLTLCNVGDMMYKEAPDVVRGRILDLPRTRLNTLRRAVFKDILSTAEKTENVIVNTHATFRWKHGLFEAFDFDHMSSFNADLYVTLVDNLDAVHERLLRDHDIIHTLKDIMVWREEEILATEILAHSIGGHGRYYVLARGHGAGTAESLVRLMFETETKKIYPSFPMSHVMDMPETLAEIDGFRDSLAEHFICFDPGDLDEKRLLFEAAEATKRGEQSITLDVNGRKVPFNVTDVSSVARDIDSQIYARDFKLIDQSDMIVSYIPETPSGFPGLSSGVERELQHAWEGTKEVYVIWRPKKDPSPFVTETATRVFTTVEQLFKHFQSKGYLGDYQLNLLRSAAPKDRGRFG